Proteins encoded in a region of the Streptomyces sp. PCS3-D2 genome:
- the ectA gene encoding diaminobutyrate acetyltransferase → MTAHAELASYRKPLTSASVSSTVHIDRPRPSDGTALWRLARDSRTLDLNSSYSYLLWCRDFAGTSAIARDRAGRAVGFVSGYLRPDRPGTLFIWQTAVDESVRGLGIAGAMLDSLSARVAAEHGLSFLETTITPGNHSSERLFASYAERHGAALEREVLFPADAFPGGGHQPEVLHRIGQLHF, encoded by the coding sequence ATGACCGCCCATGCAGAACTGGCCTCATACCGAAAGCCCCTCACATCCGCTTCTGTCAGCTCCACCGTGCACATCGACCGCCCCCGCCCGAGCGACGGCACCGCCCTGTGGCGCCTCGCCCGCGACTCCAGGACCCTGGACCTCAACTCGTCCTACAGCTACCTCCTCTGGTGCCGTGACTTCGCCGGCACGTCCGCGATCGCCCGCGATCGGGCCGGCCGCGCCGTCGGGTTCGTCAGCGGCTACCTGCGGCCGGACCGCCCCGGGACCCTGTTCATCTGGCAGACCGCCGTCGACGAATCCGTCCGCGGGCTGGGGATCGCCGGGGCCATGCTCGACAGCCTCTCCGCCCGGGTCGCCGCGGAACACGGACTGAGCTTCCTGGAGACCACCATCACCCCCGGTAACCACTCGTCGGAAAGGCTCTTCGCCTCGTACGCCGAGCGTCACGGCGCGGCCCTGGAGCGCGAGGTGCTGTTCCCGGCCGACGCCTTCCCCGGGGGCGGGCACCAGCCCGAGGTGCTCCACCGCATCGGGCAGCTCCACTTCTGA